In Rhodoligotrophos defluvii, a genomic segment contains:
- a CDS encoding c-type cytochrome — MPFRKLLTAGIAAGAIIATAMSGQAQDAAEADIENGRAIAVGTYDRSPGGACFRCHGMDGAGDSTAGFPRLTDQTYRYMVEALQAFASGAWPSQIMQPIAKALSEKEMRDVSAFYASLEDAPYPPPPNVDPEILQQGALLSAMGAPEQGIQACVNCHGPEGIGLPPTYPFIGGQYATYLREQLHLFKKGERTGEAFGIMAYIASLMTDQQIEAAAQYFASLRPPEVTPEPTGGPTAAVSPPPMITPIPDEIPGVK; from the coding sequence ATGCCCTTCCGGAAGCTGCTGACAGCAGGCATTGCCGCCGGCGCAATCATTGCAACAGCAATGTCCGGCCAGGCGCAGGACGCGGCCGAGGCCGACATCGAAAATGGGCGGGCGATCGCGGTCGGCACCTATGACAGATCCCCCGGAGGAGCCTGCTTCCGCTGCCATGGCATGGATGGCGCAGGCGACAGCACTGCGGGTTTCCCCCGCCTGACCGACCAGACTTATCGATATATGGTAGAGGCCCTGCAGGCTTTCGCATCCGGCGCTTGGCCCAGCCAGATCATGCAGCCGATCGCCAAGGCTCTGAGCGAGAAGGAGATGCGGGACGTCTCGGCATTCTACGCTTCGCTCGAAGATGCTCCCTACCCTCCGCCACCCAATGTTGACCCCGAAATCCTGCAGCAAGGCGCGCTTCTATCGGCAATGGGAGCTCCCGAGCAGGGGATACAGGCATGCGTGAACTGCCACGGCCCGGAGGGCATTGGCCTTCCGCCCACCTATCCGTTCATCGGCGGGCAGTACGCCACCTACCTCAGAGAGCAGCTTCACCTCTTCAAGAAAGGCGAGCGGACAGGCGAGGCGTTCGGGATCATGGCCTATATCGCCAGCCTCATGACGGACCAGCAGATCGAGGCGGCGGCGCAGTATTTCGCTTCCCTGCGGCCGCCCGAGGTGACGCCGGAACCAACGGGTGGGCCAACCGCCGCAGTCTCTCCCCCGCCGATGATCACGCCCATTCCCGATGAAATCCCTGGAGTGAAGTAG
- a CDS encoding SH3 domain-containing protein, giving the protein MDECSSAGFSARAANLDQELGTRPLAEVQGEVMMRIGPSFSCERKYLIPAGGTVQLHACQGDWCLVSYGTETGYLPVAALDRVPNLAPDGPEE; this is encoded by the coding sequence ATGGACGAGTGCTCCAGTGCCGGATTTTCGGCTCGCGCCGCCAACTTGGACCAGGAACTTGGCACTCGACCTTTGGCGGAGGTTCAGGGCGAGGTGATGATGCGTATCGGGCCGAGCTTTTCCTGTGAGCGCAAATACCTGATACCCGCAGGAGGCACTGTCCAGCTTCACGCATGCCAAGGCGACTGGTGCCTGGTCTCCTACGGAACCGAAACGGGCTATCTGCCGGTCGCCGCGCTCGATCGCGTGCCCAATCTGGCACCTGACGGTCCGGAAGAGTGA
- a CDS encoding phosphatase PAP2 family protein produces the protein MIDKLSSVIGRREWPVVVALFLPAAALWGFIELADEVAEGGTKAVDRALLLALRSPGDPAQPLGPEWLEVMMRDFTALGGVGVLTLITAATIGYLLLLGKPRAGFAVLIAVGGGILLSTAVKMGIDRPRPELVPYATYVSTASFPSGHSMMATVVYLTLAAMLARVRPRWQTKTYILSWAVLISLLVGVSRVYLGVHWPTDVLAGWTVGSAWALTCWLVTLWLQRRNGVESELG, from the coding sequence GTGATCGACAAACTCTCCAGCGTGATTGGCCGCCGGGAGTGGCCCGTCGTAGTCGCCCTGTTCCTGCCCGCGGCCGCCCTTTGGGGCTTTATCGAGCTCGCGGATGAAGTTGCGGAGGGGGGCACGAAAGCTGTGGATCGGGCTCTGCTTCTTGCGTTGCGCAGCCCGGGCGACCCGGCGCAGCCGTTGGGCCCCGAATGGCTCGAGGTAATGATGCGCGACTTCACGGCTCTGGGCGGTGTCGGCGTGCTGACGCTGATCACGGCTGCGACAATCGGCTACCTTCTTTTGCTTGGCAAGCCCAGAGCGGGATTTGCCGTGCTCATCGCCGTTGGCGGGGGCATTCTCCTGAGCACCGCCGTCAAGATGGGCATCGACAGGCCAAGACCTGAGCTGGTGCCTTATGCCACCTATGTCTCTACCGCGAGCTTTCCCAGCGGTCACTCGATGATGGCGACGGTGGTCTATCTCACATTGGCCGCCATGCTTGCCCGCGTGCGACCTCGTTGGCAGACAAAGACTTACATCCTGTCGTGGGCGGTTCTGATTTCGCTGCTCGTGGGCGTGAGCCGTGTCTATCTCGGTGTCCACTGGCCGACGGATGTGCTGGCCGGGTGGACGGTCGGCTCGGCTTGGGCGCTCACGTGCTGGCTCGTCACCCTATGGCTGCAGCGCAGAAACGGTGTGGAGAGCGAGCTCGGCTAG
- a CDS encoding PRC-barrel domain-containing protein has translation MIRNGPSLVIAAVTAMGICYAVPAEAQNQQKVQQSESQPQTGQEQQADQQGDRPPVLVLEEWSYAPLYAEGWSAERLIDADVFGMNGEEIGEVENLIVSDKGRLLGIIAEVGGFLDIGDTHVLIPWDQASISPDLGRVTVPLTEDNLPDYSPFRVSYLQKNETGYTHVVEEDLEAGPRIWKATELLNDDAYLNGDVGYGNVSDLIFTTDGNLRAVVVSADSAFGGGYYAYPFYGYGYGWNPGVPYYGVGYDRAEIATLEQFDYDELKTRVDLHNDALTTGSTGEDRQPQSQGSRQTDQTE, from the coding sequence ATGATACGGAACGGACCTAGTCTCGTCATCGCTGCGGTAACCGCGATGGGCATCTGCTATGCGGTCCCTGCGGAGGCGCAGAACCAGCAGAAGGTGCAGCAGAGTGAGAGCCAACCTCAAACGGGCCAAGAGCAGCAGGCAGACCAGCAGGGCGATCGGCCCCCGGTCCTCGTTCTGGAAGAGTGGAGCTACGCGCCACTCTATGCCGAGGGATGGAGCGCCGAGCGGTTGATTGACGCGGATGTCTTCGGGATGAATGGCGAAGAGATCGGCGAGGTCGAGAATCTCATCGTGAGCGACAAGGGCAGGCTACTTGGGATTATCGCCGAGGTGGGCGGCTTCCTTGATATAGGAGACACTCACGTGCTCATCCCATGGGATCAGGCCAGCATCAGTCCGGATCTCGGTCGGGTCACGGTGCCGTTGACCGAAGATAACCTACCCGACTATTCACCCTTCAGGGTGTCCTATCTGCAAAAGAACGAGACCGGCTATACGCACGTCGTCGAGGAGGACCTGGAAGCAGGCCCGCGAATCTGGAAGGCGACGGAACTCTTGAACGATGACGCTTATCTGAACGGCGATGTCGGCTACGGCAACGTGTCCGATCTGATCTTCACGACGGACGGGAACCTGCGGGCAGTGGTGGTGAGTGCCGATTCCGCGTTTGGTGGCGGCTATTACGCCTATCCGTTCTATGGCTATGGATATGGCTGGAATCCCGGTGTGCCGTACTACGGCGTTGGGTATGATCGCGCCGAGATCGCGACTCTGGAGCAGTTCGACTATGATGAGCTGAAGACCAGGGTCGATCTGCACAACGATGCGCTGACCACCGGCTCGACAGGGGAGGACCGTCAGCCCCAGAGCCAAGGGTCGCGGCAGACCGACCAAACCGAATGA
- a CDS encoding tyrosine-type recombinase/integrase — protein sequence MAKLTKRIVDAADVREKDYFIWDDELPGFGLRVFTSGKRSYLIQYRAAGRTRRFTIGLHGIWTAETARQEAKVQLGRVAKGENPSEERQLDHQAITVKELCALYVADLNAGLILGKGGRPKKPSTIVTDAGRIERHIIPLIGTRRVKDLVKADINKVLKDIMAGKTRVSVKTKKLRGKAIVRGGAGTATRTVGLLGGILTYAVEAGIIDRNPAHGLKKPKDNVRNRRLTEAEYHILGDILRNAAETEKYAMTVDIIRQIAMTGCRRTEMIRLMRTEVDAAGSCLRLVDSKEGASVRPIGLPVVEYLEERCKDLTGTYVFPGQGEDNAFGSFPNHWEQIFKDTPLADVTPHVLRHSFASIGNDLGFTEVTIAALVGHSKGSVTSKYIHSLDTALIMAADTISGYIKGLLDGVAFKQTAYALDRDSRKAALARFLQSAAVNEQEELPLAA from the coding sequence ATGGCAAAACTGACCAAGCGCATAGTGGACGCCGCCGACGTCCGTGAAAAGGACTACTTCATCTGGGATGACGAGCTGCCGGGCTTCGGCCTTCGCGTTTTCACCTCGGGCAAGCGTAGCTACCTCATCCAGTATCGCGCCGCCGGCCGGACGCGACGCTTCACGATCGGCCTGCACGGTATCTGGACGGCAGAGACCGCCCGGCAGGAGGCTAAGGTTCAGCTTGGTCGCGTCGCCAAGGGCGAGAACCCGTCCGAGGAACGCCAGCTCGACCATCAGGCCATCACCGTCAAGGAGCTGTGCGCCCTCTATGTCGCCGACCTGAATGCGGGACTGATCCTCGGCAAGGGCGGCCGCCCCAAGAAGCCGTCGACCATCGTCACCGACGCCGGCCGCATTGAGCGGCACATCATCCCGCTGATCGGCACGCGGCGGGTGAAGGATCTCGTCAAGGCCGACATCAACAAAGTCCTCAAGGACATCATGGCCGGCAAGACGCGAGTCTCTGTCAAGACGAAGAAGCTGCGCGGCAAGGCCATCGTGCGCGGTGGCGCGGGCACGGCGACCCGCACTGTCGGCCTGCTCGGCGGCATCCTCACCTATGCCGTCGAGGCCGGCATCATCGACCGCAATCCCGCCCACGGCTTGAAGAAGCCGAAGGACAATGTGCGCAACCGCCGTCTGACGGAGGCCGAGTATCACATCCTGGGCGACATTCTGCGAAACGCGGCCGAGACCGAGAAATACGCGATGACCGTCGACATCATCCGCCAGATCGCCATGACAGGCTGCCGCCGCACCGAGATGATCCGGCTCATGCGGACCGAGGTGGACGCGGCGGGCAGTTGCCTGCGCCTCGTCGACAGCAAGGAAGGCGCTTCCGTCCGCCCCATCGGGCTTCCCGTCGTCGAATATCTCGAGGAACGCTGCAAGGACCTGACCGGCACCTATGTCTTCCCCGGCCAGGGCGAGGACAACGCCTTCGGCAGCTTCCCGAACCACTGGGAGCAGATATTCAAGGACACGCCGCTAGCCGATGTCACGCCGCACGTCCTGCGCCACAGCTTCGCCAGCATCGGCAACGATCTCGGCTTCACGGAGGTCACAATCGCGGCGCTGGTCGGCCACTCCAAGGGGTCAGTGACGAGCAAATACATCCATAGCCTCGACACTGCGCTCATCATGGCCGCAGACACCATCTCCGGCTACATCAAGGGCCTTCTCGACGGCGTCGCCTTTAAGCAGACCGCCTATGCCCTCGACCGGGATTCCCGGAAGGCGGCGCTGGCGCGTTTCCTCCAATCGGCGGCCGTCAACGAGCAGGAGGAGCTGCCTCTTGCGGCGTAA
- a CDS encoding DNA-binding protein, with product MASQVVKFAGLSDRDRKKVSPLPKLAEGDRVELRVRRRDGHDETLTLPPAAASAVEALITHLLSGERVAVLSEDQELSPTEASEILGISRPLVVLRMDRGDLPFRYIGKHRRASLKDVLTLKAKLDVRRKAMQDLAADAEDLHLRYGV from the coding sequence ATGGCCAGCCAAGTCGTCAAATTCGCCGGTCTCTCGGACCGCGACCGCAAGAAGGTCTCGCCTCTGCCCAAGCTGGCGGAGGGCGACCGCGTCGAGCTGCGCGTCCGGCGCCGCGACGGTCACGATGAGACCCTGACCCTGCCGCCCGCGGCGGCGAGCGCCGTCGAGGCCCTGATCACGCACCTGCTCAGCGGCGAGCGCGTGGCGGTTCTTTCCGAGGATCAGGAGCTGAGCCCCACCGAGGCGTCCGAAATCCTCGGCATCTCGCGTCCGCTCGTCGTGCTGCGCATGGACCGGGGCGATCTGCCCTTCCGTTATATCGGCAAACACCGCCGCGCCTCGCTCAAGGACGTGCTGACGCTGAAGGCCAAGCTCGACGTCCGGCGCAAGGCCATGCAGGACCTCGCCGCTGACGCCGAGGATCTCCATCTTCGCTATGGCGTTTAA
- a CDS encoding PIN domain-containing protein — MAFKSAVAIYDACILYPFHLRNVVVQAAVDGLVDAHWTEAIHDEWIRNLLANTPGLPPEHLQATKQLMNVAVPEATVTGYERHIHTVSLPDTDDRHVAAAAIEAGASMIVTWNLRDFPVAELRKHGLARQSPDAFLVGLYEQAPDMLLASLANARSNLSRTRVSAADFVGILRDQRLVKLAAQIENHVSDL, encoded by the coding sequence ATGGCGTTTAAGTCCGCCGTCGCCATCTACGATGCCTGCATCCTCTACCCCTTCCATCTGAGGAATGTCGTCGTGCAGGCGGCGGTCGACGGTCTTGTCGATGCGCACTGGACGGAGGCGATCCATGACGAGTGGATACGCAACCTACTGGCCAATACGCCGGGTCTTCCGCCCGAGCACCTGCAAGCGACGAAGCAGCTCATGAACGTCGCCGTGCCGGAGGCGACCGTCACCGGCTACGAACGGCATATCCACACCGTGAGCCTGCCCGATACCGATGACCGCCACGTCGCGGCGGCGGCGATCGAGGCTGGCGCGTCGATGATCGTCACCTGGAACCTGCGTGACTTCCCCGTCGCCGAGTTGAGGAAGCATGGTCTGGCGCGGCAATCGCCGGACGCCTTTCTCGTCGGTCTCTACGAACAGGCCCCGGATATGCTGCTCGCCTCGCTGGCGAATGCGCGCAGCAATCTCAGCCGGACGCGCGTCTCGGCCGCCGATTTCGTCGGCATCCTGCGCGACCAGAGGTTGGTCAAGCTCGCGGCGCAGATCGAGAACCACGTCAGCGACCTGTAG
- a CDS encoding ArdC family protein → MSRQDRSARPGSDRASLYDDITNKIIGELEAGRFPWVQPWGSAAVKAPLAMPQNAATGRRYSGINVLILWGAVIEHGFPGQSWLTFRQALSLGGNVRKGERGTTVVYADRFTPEDEKRRAREAGEDAQAIPFLKRFTVFNAAQCDGLPEEIAVVAPPPEPGLIEPRVEALIRATGIDFRIGGDRAFYVPAHDYVVVPPPQAYFEPINWHRTALHELGHATGHPLRLGRDFSGSFGTKKYAFEELIAEINAAFCCASLGIAPTVRHADYIGSWLDVLREDNRAIVRAASQASKAADWLLSFLPDAGSIDQNDDEREAA, encoded by the coding sequence ATGTCCAGACAGGATCGCAGCGCGCGCCCCGGCTCGGATCGGGCGAGCCTTTACGACGATATCACAAACAAGATCATCGGCGAACTGGAGGCCGGCCGCTTCCCTTGGGTTCAGCCCTGGGGCTCGGCCGCGGTCAAGGCGCCGCTCGCCATGCCGCAGAACGCCGCCACAGGCCGGCGCTATTCGGGGATAAACGTCCTCATCCTTTGGGGCGCCGTCATCGAGCATGGTTTCCCCGGCCAGAGCTGGCTCACCTTCCGCCAGGCGCTTTCCCTCGGCGGCAATGTCAGGAAGGGCGAGCGCGGCACCACCGTCGTCTATGCCGATCGTTTCACCCCCGAGGACGAAAAGCGCCGCGCCCGCGAGGCCGGCGAGGACGCTCAGGCGATTCCGTTCCTGAAGCGCTTCACGGTCTTCAACGCCGCTCAATGCGACGGCCTGCCTGAAGAAATCGCCGTCGTCGCACCGCCGCCCGAACCGGGCCTGATCGAGCCGCGCGTCGAGGCCCTGATCCGGGCGACCGGCATCGACTTCCGCATCGGCGGAGACCGCGCCTTCTATGTCCCGGCGCATGACTATGTCGTCGTTCCGCCGCCGCAGGCGTATTTCGAGCCGATCAACTGGCACCGTACGGCGCTGCATGAGCTCGGACACGCGACGGGCCATCCCTTGCGCCTCGGCCGTGATTTCTCCGGCTCCTTCGGCACCAAGAAATACGCCTTCGAGGAGCTGATTGCCGAGATCAACGCGGCCTTCTGCTGCGCCTCGCTCGGCATCGCTCCGACCGTCCGCCATGCCGACTATATCGGCTCCTGGCTAGACGTCCTGCGCGAAGACAATCGCGCCATCGTCCGAGCCGCCTCCCAAGCCAGCAAGGCGGCCGACTGGCTTCTCAGCTTCCTGCCGGATGCCGGCAGCATCGACCAGAACGACGACGAGCGGGAGGCGGCGTGA
- a CDS encoding ParB/RepB/Spo0J family partition protein, whose translation MATAAQKIILSPSRDIPFNKLVLSQSNVRRVKAGVSVEELAEDIARRGTLLQSLNVRPVLDARGDETDMYEVPAGGRRYQALAILVKQKRLARTAPVPCVVRDPSTSILAEDDSLAENTQRVPLHPLDQFRAFYDMRRKGMSEEEIAAAFFTTAQVVKQRLRLASVSPTLLDIYAEDGMKLEELMAFTVNPDHARQEQVWETVQTSHNRQPWYIRQLLTETTVPATDKRALFIGIETYEQAGGSLLRDLFQTDGGGWLQDPALLDRLVAEKLKTLAEEIAAEGWKWITVDTDLPYGYDQGLRALDFTLVDLNDDERAAREALREEYERIEAEYSEADELPDEIDQRLGEIETALEAFEKRPVIYDPADIARGGVFISVDRNGEPVVDRGYVRPEDETPVGVEDPDGEAEATGTEVAASGTVQRAVITIGGQSAEPEDDDEEDVIKPLPERLVTELTAHRTLALRDAVGANPQVAFTALLHKLVRDTFQRTATSGASLQASVNHVFFREQGKDLAETAYAKSVIQRHEDWKADLPADEDALWDWLAVLDDASRMALLAHCVSYGINALYERPNPYSGSGVSQSGLDRRMAEADRLARATGLDMVDVGFRPTVENYLGRVTKPRILAAVREGAGERAAQLIDHLKKGDMAKEAERLLADSGWLPEPLRLIDHDEPTTSDTSEGEAETALPAFLAGEDEDEETAEDPEAEAPAMIAAE comes from the coding sequence ATGGCTACTGCCGCCCAGAAAATCATCCTGTCGCCTTCCCGCGACATCCCCTTCAACAAGCTCGTGCTCAGCCAATCGAATGTCCGACGCGTCAAGGCCGGCGTCTCGGTCGAGGAACTGGCCGAGGACATCGCCCGCCGAGGCACGCTCCTCCAGAGCCTCAATGTCCGCCCGGTCCTCGACGCCAGGGGCGATGAGACCGACATGTATGAAGTTCCCGCCGGCGGTCGCCGCTATCAGGCGCTCGCCATCCTCGTGAAGCAGAAGCGACTCGCCAGGACCGCGCCTGTGCCCTGCGTCGTGCGTGATCCCTCCACGTCGATTCTCGCCGAGGACGACAGCCTCGCCGAAAACACCCAGCGCGTGCCGCTGCATCCTCTCGATCAGTTCCGGGCCTTCTATGACATGCGCCGCAAGGGCATGAGCGAGGAGGAGATCGCTGCGGCCTTCTTCACGACCGCGCAGGTGGTGAAGCAACGCCTGCGTCTGGCCTCTGTCTCGCCCACGCTCCTCGACATCTATGCCGAGGACGGCATGAAGCTCGAAGAGCTGATGGCCTTCACCGTCAATCCCGACCATGCCCGCCAGGAGCAGGTCTGGGAGACGGTCCAGACCTCCCACAATCGCCAGCCCTGGTATATCCGCCAGTTGCTCACTGAAACCACGGTGCCGGCCACCGACAAGCGCGCCCTGTTCATCGGCATCGAAACCTATGAGCAGGCGGGCGGCAGCTTGCTGCGCGATCTCTTTCAGACCGATGGAGGCGGCTGGCTTCAGGACCCCGCGCTTCTCGACCGCCTGGTCGCGGAGAAGCTCAAGACCCTCGCCGAGGAAATCGCCGCCGAGGGCTGGAAGTGGATCACCGTCGATACCGATCTGCCCTATGGCTACGATCAGGGGCTGCGGGCGCTCGACTTCACCCTCGTCGATCTGAACGATGACGAGCGCGCGGCCCGAGAAGCCCTGCGTGAGGAATACGAACGGATCGAGGCTGAATACTCGGAAGCCGATGAGCTGCCGGACGAGATCGACCAGCGTCTCGGCGAGATCGAGACGGCGCTCGAAGCCTTCGAGAAGCGCCCGGTCATCTACGATCCGGCCGACATCGCGCGTGGCGGCGTCTTCATCAGCGTCGACCGCAATGGCGAGCCCGTCGTCGATCGCGGCTATGTGCGCCCGGAGGACGAGACGCCGGTCGGCGTCGAGGACCCCGACGGCGAGGCCGAAGCCACCGGTACCGAAGTCGCGGCATCCGGCACCGTTCAGCGCGCCGTCATCACCATCGGCGGCCAGTCGGCCGAACCGGAGGATGACGACGAGGAAGACGTCATCAAGCCGCTGCCCGAACGGCTCGTTACCGAGCTGACTGCGCACCGCACCCTGGCGCTCCGCGATGCCGTGGGCGCCAATCCCCAGGTCGCGTTTACCGCCTTGCTGCACAAGCTCGTGCGCGACACCTTCCAGCGGACGGCCACCTCCGGCGCCAGCCTGCAGGCGTCCGTCAATCACGTCTTCTTCCGCGAACAGGGCAAGGATCTCGCCGAGACGGCCTATGCCAAGTCCGTCATCCAGCGGCATGAGGACTGGAAGGCTGACCTACCAGCCGATGAGGATGCGCTGTGGGACTGGCTCGCCGTGCTCGACGACGCCAGCCGCATGGCGCTGCTCGCGCATTGCGTCAGCTATGGGATCAACGCCCTCTATGAACGGCCCAATCCCTACAGCGGCAGCGGCGTGTCGCAGTCGGGCCTCGACCGGCGTATGGCAGAGGCCGATCGACTGGCCCGCGCCACCGGCCTCGACATGGTGGACGTCGGCTTCCGACCCACGGTCGAGAACTATCTCGGCCGCGTGACCAAGCCCCGCATTCTTGCGGCCGTCCGCGAAGGCGCGGGCGAACGCGCGGCCCAGCTCATCGACCACTTGAAGAAGGGCGACATGGCCAAGGAGGCCGAACGCTTGCTGGCCGACAGTGGCTGGCTACCGGAGCCGCTGCGCCTGATCGACCATGACGAGCCGACCACGTCCGATACCTCGGAAGGCGAGGCCGAGACGGCGCTCCCAGCCTTCCTTGCCGGTGAGGACGAGGACGAGGAAACCGCCGAAGACCCGGAAGCCGAGGCGCCAGCGATGATCGCCGCGGAATGA
- a CDS encoding antitoxin of toxin-antitoxin stability system, which translates to MSKVIETTVYQLDELADAAKEKARDWYREGGFDYDWYDAVYEDFQQIAEILGLRLKTRSVRLYGGGSRQKPCIWFRGFWSQGDGACFETFYSYRKNAPRRIREHAPQDAELHCIADALQAVQRRNFYQLSAEASHRGHYYHEYCMTISVERDSPTYQDMTADAEDAVAEALRDLARWLYRQLEREYEYLTSDEAVDEVIAANEYTFTATGRRFG; encoded by the coding sequence ATGAGTAAGGTCATCGAAACCACGGTCTATCAGCTCGACGAGCTTGCTGACGCCGCCAAGGAGAAGGCCCGCGATTGGTATCGCGAAGGCGGCTTCGACTACGACTGGTATGATGCCGTTTACGAGGATTTCCAACAGATCGCGGAAATCCTCGGCCTTCGGCTCAAGACCCGCAGCGTGCGACTCTACGGCGGCGGCTCCCGGCAGAAGCCCTGCATCTGGTTTCGAGGGTTCTGGAGCCAGGGCGACGGCGCCTGCTTCGAGACCTTCTATTCCTACCGGAAAAACGCCCCGCGCCGCATCAGGGAACACGCGCCGCAAGACGCCGAACTGCACTGCATCGCCGATGCACTTCAGGCGGTCCAGCGGCGTAATTTCTACCAGCTTAGCGCCGAGGCGAGCCATCGCGGTCACTACTACCACGAATACTGCATGACGATCTCGGTCGAGCGCGACAGTCCAACCTATCAGGATATGACGGCCGATGCGGAAGACGCCGTGGCCGAGGCGCTGCGCGACCTGGCCCGTTGGCTCTATCGGCAGCTCGAACGCGAATACGAGTATCTCACCTCGGACGAAGCCGTCGATGAGGTCATCGCCGCCAACGAATACACCTTTACGGCAACCGGCCGCCGCTTCGGCTGA